GCCCAAAAATGTTTCAGGATTTCGTTAACGCGATTTTGACTGGGTGGCGAAATCAATACCGGCCGGCCGTCCTCTGCAGGTTTGCGCGTGCGGATCGTTTCACGAAACTTTTGAGTGAAGTAAAAGATCGCTCCTGCAGTTATCGCTATGAAGACAGACCCTGCTAGCAGACGTTTGATTACTGTCGGACTTTCGCTGTTTTGATTGAGTGGTGTTTTTCGCGATTGCGTTCCGTTCGTTGCGCGGACACGGTCGCTAATAGCACTTCTTTCAATCGGCGTCGTAACTGGGGGCGGTGTACCCATCAGCGCTGTCTTCGGTTTTCGGTTCGCACGATCGATTGACGTGACTGGACTTGCGGCGGCCGCAAGCATATCTGTTTTTAGCCGTGCTTGACGTGCCATCGCCGCTTCATATCTCGCGCTCTTAAATGCACTCAGAGTCTGCGAAATGACGCTTTCTTCGACGTCTATCGGCAGACCCGATTTTAGTCGATTGTCTTTTTCAGTTATCAAGTAGTCTTCGACACCTTGTAGAACGAAAATCAAATCCTCATCGGCAATCAAGTGAGCTTTTAGCTTCTCCAGCAAATCTTTAGACCACATGACATTCAAATCAAGGCGGGACTTTCGGTTTAGTAGGGCCGGCCACTGTGCGTCTGCGCGCACCTTTAAAAGTTTCTGTGAAAGCTCGGATGCAGAAGTTGGACGTTTAGCGGGATCCTTTGAAGTAACCTGATTGATGAGTTTTATAAAACCAGGTGGAGCGATATCGAGGGCCGCATCTGACCATGCTAGAGATTCTTCGGAAACTCGTCGCATCGTTTCCGCAAGGGAGGGCGTCTTAAATGGTGTGGCGCCATTGATAATTTCCCAGATAATCAACCCGACCGCATAGAGGTCGGTTTGCACGGAGGAGTGTGCGCCAAGAAGAGTTTCTGGAGCAAGGTAGTTGACGGTACCGATGATCATGCCGGTCTTCGTTTTGAAACCGCGCTCAGCGGTTTCAGATTCGTTTGTCCCAAGGGAGCTTGGTTTTGCGATACCGAAATCGATAATTTTTGCTACGCCATCGTGAGTGATCATGATGTTTGCGGGCTTCAGATCTCTGTGTATCACACCGTGTTTGTGAACTGCATCGAGACCCTCACAAATCTGAATTGCAATGTCGATAACATCTGGAAATGATAGTCGTCTTAATCGGCCGAGCTTGTGGAGAGAAACACCTTCGATGAACTCCATTGAAATGTAGTGTTGCCCGCTCTGTGCGCCACCTGTGAACTGTCCCCAGTCAAAGAGACGAACGACGTTGCGATGTTGAATGGGGGAAAGGGCTCGAGCCTCGGCTTCAAAACGTTTAAGGACCTCTTTGTCCTGCATGAGGTCAGGGGACAATGTTTTTACTGCGACGGTTCGTGGCTCTTTGCAATGCGGATCTTCGGCATCAAAGAGTGGATTGAGGCAAAGAAACACTTCCCCCATTCCGCCCTCGCCAAGGTGACGGATGATTTCGCGCGGCTCCTTGGAAACCGGAAGTGCCTGAATGCTCGAGGCATCCATGATCGTCGTTTTAACATCGTCAGCTGTAGACATTGCTAACGTGTCGGCTAATCTGACGAAATGTTTGAAAATTTATCTGTTCGTGTTTCAATCTGGAACGACTGTTTGGCCTCTATCCTTTAGATTGTATGAATATGGTTCGTTAACGGTATTTAACGTTTCTGGACCAAGACCAAGGAAAAGTTTTGAATTTTAGCGGCGCACCTGGCCGTGCCCGTCGATCAGCCACCTGGTGGAAGTAAGTTCGCGCAATCCTACCGGTCCGCGAACGTGAAGCTTTTGAGTTGAAATTCCGATTTCTCCACCCAGGCCAAATTCAAAACCATCAGTGAATCGCGTGGACGCATTCCAATACACGCATGCTGAATCGACAACGTTTTGAAATTTTCTGGCCGCCGCTTCGTCCTTTGTCACGATCGTTTCTGAATGATTAGAACTATGGACCTCGATGTGGTGAATCGCAAGGTCGATATTTTCCACGATTTTCAAATTCAATTTTAAGTCCAGATACTCCGTATCGAAATCGGTGTCACGCGCCAATTGAATTGCCTGTGCCCAGGGACTTTCGACACCATCTGATTTTGCTATCGAGTTAGGGTCATGTTTCAACAATTTCAGCGAGTCCTCGCAGCCGAAAAACAAAACACCTTTTGCGAATAGCTTGGGAATCGCAAGCGAGAAAAATTCTCGAGCTATCTTTCGGTCCACGATCAGCGTTTCGATTGCGTTGCAGACACTTGGTCGGCTGGTCTTCGCATTGACTGCAATTTCAACTGCCATGTTTAAATCCGCACTTTCGTGGACATAAAGATGACAAAGGCCTCGGTCATTTTTAATGACCGGCATTTTAGATTCGCTGACCACTCGTTTGATAAGTTCATCACCGCCGCGAGGGATACAGACGTCGAAGAGATCGGATCGTTTCAATAATCGCCCAACTAATGCGCGATCGTAATCCTGGATACCTAGAAACGGCGATGGTTTATTGGAAGAAAGTGTTTCGCCTACTGAGTTTAGTGGCAGTAGATCGCTTAGAACTTTGTCGATTACTTTGTAAATTACTGCAGACGTATTTTGCGATTCAGATCCTCCGCGAAGAGCCACTGCGTTGCCGGACTTAAACGCCAAAGAAAAAACCTCTGATATGACGTTGGGTCTAGCTTCAAAAATGATTAACAAAGTGCCGAGCGGTGATCGGACACGCCGAGCCTTTAGTCCGCTTTGCAGCGTTTTGGTTTCCACAACTTCACCGACTGGATCCGGAAGATTCGCCACGGCCAATACTGCTTCAGCCATTTTTTCAATGCGCTCTTTTGACAAAAGTAATCGGTCGCGAAATGAGGCCGGGCGAGAGTTGTCGAGATCGAACGCTTGAAGATCAAGGCCATTTGCAACGAGAACTTCCGCTTGTGCTGCGATCAAGCCGTGCGCGAACTCCCGCAAAATAGTGTTCTTCTCCTCGCTGGAGAGATGAACGATTTTTCTGGATGCACGTTTCAGTCCGACCAGATCATTTTCGAACGCCGTAGCCGCTTGTTGCCCATTTAAGTTCATCGCAACGTTCCCTTTTTGGATTTGGGGTCGATTCTGGTTCCGGAAGGCAGGGACGCAATGTCAATAAGGGCATTCGGAAGATCGCCCTTAACCAGAT
This region of Deltaproteobacteria bacterium genomic DNA includes:
- a CDS encoding serine/threonine protein kinase; the encoded protein is MSTADDVKTTIMDASSIQALPVSKEPREIIRHLGEGGMGEVFLCLNPLFDAEDPHCKEPRTVAVKTLSPDLMQDKEVLKRFEAEARALSPIQHRNVVRLFDWGQFTGGAQSGQHYISMEFIEGVSLHKLGRLRRLSFPDVIDIAIQICEGLDAVHKHGVIHRDLKPANIMITHDGVAKIIDFGIAKPSSLGTNESETAERGFKTKTGMIIGTVNYLAPETLLGAHSSVQTDLYAVGLIIWEIINGATPFKTPSLAETMRRVSEESLAWSDAALDIAPPGFIKLINQVTSKDPAKRPTSASELSQKLLKVRADAQWPALLNRKSRLDLNVMWSKDLLEKLKAHLIADEDLIFVLQGVEDYLITEKDNRLKSGLPIDVEESVISQTLSAFKSARYEAAMARQARLKTDMLAAAASPVTSIDRANRKPKTALMGTPPPVTTPIERSAISDRVRATNGTQSRKTPLNQNSESPTVIKRLLAGSVFIAITAGAIFYFTQKFRETIRTRKPAEDGRPVLISPPSQNRVNEILKHFWALKPGLRLVYDAKLTDNNQPSQEFQERRDLIDIQNGRLLWMHNERRRVSMSIQALPLDGFFNPINSVSETNIAESSNTLRPERIEVGETRLWKVKDTVTGSTENTSCRPTTMTSIKFQDLNQPLWYIECDREVFDGSGVLTHRIKESYGYLSAGGILTSYEIQVEEFKSKSSPGRKYTRTGNLNTQLSTFKR
- a CDS encoding glutamate-5-semialdehyde dehydrogenase is translated as MNLNGQQAATAFENDLVGLKRASRKIVHLSSEEKNTILREFAHGLIAAQAEVLVANGLDLQAFDLDNSRPASFRDRLLLSKERIEKMAEAVLAVANLPDPVGEVVETKTLQSGLKARRVRSPLGTLLIIFEARPNVISEVFSLAFKSGNAVALRGGSESQNTSAVIYKVIDKVLSDLLPLNSVGETLSSNKPSPFLGIQDYDRALVGRLLKRSDLFDVCIPRGGDELIKRVVSESKMPVIKNDRGLCHLYVHESADLNMAVEIAVNAKTSRPSVCNAIETLIVDRKIAREFFSLAIPKLFAKGVLFFGCEDSLKLLKHDPNSIAKSDGVESPWAQAIQLARDTDFDTEYLDLKLNLKIVENIDLAIHHIEVHSSNHSETIVTKDEAAARKFQNVVDSACVYWNASTRFTDGFEFGLGGEIGISTQKLHVRGPVGLRELTSTRWLIDGHGQVRR